The Deltaproteobacteria bacterium sequence GACCCGTGATATTGTGGATGAGCTTTTCCAGAGTCATATTGACGTGCTTACTTCGGGAAATCATATCTGGGATAAAAAAGAAGCTATAGGTTTTATAGGAGATTTTAGTAAACTGCTCCGTCCCGCCAATTACCCTGCGGGTGCGCCGGGTTGTGGAAGTGTCGTTATCCCGGCCCGCTCCGGCAACAAAGTGGGTGTTATTAATCTGAGCGGGAGAGTATTCATGCCGCCGCTTGATTGCCCCTTCCGCACGGCGGAGAGGGAGATTGAGAAAATAAAGAGCAATACAACCGTTATAATTGTTGATTTTCACGCGGAGGCGACCTCGGAGAAAAAGACTATGGGTTGGTTTCTGGATGGTCAGGTGACGGCAGTCTTGGGCACCCATACCCATGTTCAGACGGCTGACGAGGGAATATTGCCTCAGGGAACGGCCTACATCAGTGATGTTGGCATGACCGGCCCGTTCGACTCCGTCATCGGCATAAAAAAAGACGAGATTCTGACCCGTTTTTTAACCCAGATTCCCAACAAATTTGATGTTGCCAAAGGCGACGTGCGGATACAGGGGGTAGTTATGGATATAGATGAGCTGACCGGCCGGAGCCGCGGCATAGAGCGACGAACCTGGAGGCTGGCAGATTGAAAAACGTATATGACATACTGTTGGAGAGGGGATTTGTCGCTCAGGTCACCGATGAGGAATCGCTCCGGGAAAGACTGGAGAATAGTCAGGTGCGCTGCTATATCGGCTTTGATCCTACTGCGGTAAGCCTGCACATTGGCAGCCTGGTTCCAATTATGGCCCTGGCGCACATGCAGCGGCAAGGTCATGTACCCATTGCCTTGATAGGC is a genomic window containing:
- a CDS encoding TIGR00282 family metallophosphoesterase, producing the protein MKILFIGDIVGKPGRRAIRELLPQIVSADEIDCVIANCENAAAGFGVTRDIVDELFQSHIDVLTSGNHIWDKKEAIGFIGDFSKLLRPANYPAGAPGCGSVVIPARSGNKVGVINLSGRVFMPPLDCPFRTAEREIEKIKSNTTVIIVDFHAEATSEKKTMGWFLDGQVTAVLGTHTHVQTADEGILPQGTAYISDVGMTGPFDSVIGIKKDEILTRFLTQIPNKFDVAKGDVRIQGVVMDIDELTGRSRGIERRTWRLAD